The [Actinobacillus] rossii genome contains a region encoding:
- the ribH gene encoding 6,7-dimethyl-8-ribityllumazine synthase, with amino-acid sequence MKVLEGQLSAPNAKIAVVVARFNQFINDSLVDGAIDALKRVGQVKDENITLVKVPGAYELPLAVRRLADTKKFDAIVALGTVIRGGTAHFEYVAGEASSGLGHVALNSDIPVAFGVLTTENIEQAIERAGTKAGNKGAEAALVALEMVNLLEQIKVA; translated from the coding sequence ATGAAAGTTTTAGAAGGTCAATTAAGTGCACCCAATGCAAAAATTGCAGTAGTGGTAGCACGTTTTAATCAGTTTATTAATGACAGCTTAGTGGATGGTGCAATTGATGCATTAAAACGCGTAGGTCAAGTAAAAGATGAAAATATTACTTTAGTAAAAGTACCAGGAGCTTACGAATTACCTCTCGCTGTTCGTCGTTTGGCGGATACAAAAAAATTTGATGCTATTGTTGCATTGGGGACAGTGATTCGTGGTGGTACAGCACATTTTGAATATGTTGCAGGTGAAGCAAGCAGTGGTTTAGGTCATGTCGCGTTAAATTCAGATATTCCAGTCGCTTTTGGTGTATTAACTACTGAAAATATTGAACAAGCCATTGAACGTGCAGGTACTAAAGCCGGTAATAAAGGTGCAGAAGCGGCATTAGTTGCGCTTGAAATGGTGAATCTTTTAGAACAAATCAAAGTGGCGTAA
- the pgpA gene encoding phosphatidylglycerophosphatase A, translated as MTENPLLRIRLTNPIHFLALGLGSGLIRPAPGTWGSLAGLLIGILLLSVLETFSFVILTALSFILGCYLCQKTADDMGVHDHGSIVWDEFIGVWICLLFIPEINLFWSVVVFVLFRFFDILKPYPIKIFDEKLESGFGIMIDDVLAAVYASMMIIILSVLL; from the coding sequence ATGACAGAGAATCCTTTATTACGCATTCGTTTGACTAATCCCATTCATTTTTTAGCTCTTGGTTTGGGTTCTGGTCTAATTCGTCCTGCTCCTGGCACATGGGGGAGTTTAGCTGGGTTACTGATTGGTATTTTACTATTATCTGTATTAGAAACATTTTCATTCGTCATTTTGACCGCACTTTCGTTTATTTTAGGCTGTTATTTATGTCAAAAGACTGCCGATGACATGGGCGTTCATGATCATGGTTCGATTGTCTGGGATGAATTTATTGGTGTATGGATTTGTTTACTGTTCATTCCTGAAATTAATTTATTTTGGAGTGTGGTTGTTTTTGTTTTGTTTCGTTTTTTTGATATTCTCAAACCTTACCCTATAAAAATCTTTGATGAAAAATTAGAAAGTGGTTTTGGCATTATGATTGATGATGTACTTGCTGCGGTTTATGCGTCAATGATGATTATCATATTGAGTGTACTATTATGA
- the rplM gene encoding 50S ribosomal protein L13, translated as MKTFVAKPETVKRDWYVVDATGKTLGRLATELARRLRGKHKAEYTPHVDTGDYIIVINADKVAVTGRKETDKVYYWHTGYVGGIKQATFKEMIARRPEAVIEIAVKGMLPKGPLGRAMFRKLKVYAGSQHEHAAQQPQVLDI; from the coding sequence ATGAAAACTTTTGTAGCAAAACCAGAAACAGTTAAACGTGACTGGTATGTAGTAGATGCGACAGGTAAAACGTTAGGTCGTTTAGCGACTGAATTAGCTCGTCGTTTACGTGGTAAACATAAAGCAGAATACACTCCGCACGTAGATACAGGTGATTACATCATCGTTATTAATGCGGATAAAGTTGCTGTAACAGGTCGTAAAGAAACTGATAAAGTTTACTACTGGCACACTGGCTATGTAGGTGGTATCAAACAAGCGACTTTCAAAGAAATGATTGCTCGCCGTCCAGAAGCAGTGATTGAAATTGCGGTTAAAGGTATGTTGCCAAAAGGTCCATTAGGTCGCGCAATGTTCCGTAAATTAAAAGTGTATGCAGGTTCACAACATGAACACGCTGCGCAACAACCACAAGTTTTAGATATCTAA
- the nrdB gene encoding ribonucleotide-diphosphate reductase subunit beta — protein MAYTTFSQTKNDQLKEPMFFGQNVNVARYDQQKYETFEKLIEKQLSFFWRPEEVDVSQDRIDYAALPEHEKHIFISNLKYQTLLDSIQGRSPNVALLPLVSIPELETWIETWTFSETIHSRSYTHIIRNIVNDPSIVFDDIVTNEEIIKRAKDISRYYDDLIRDSQLYGLYGEGTYTVDGKECVVSLRNLKKQLYLCLMSVNALEAIRFYVSFACSFAFAERQLMEGNAKIIKFIARDEALHLTGTQHILNIMAAGQDDPEMAEIAEECKQEAYDLFVAAAEQEKAWADYLFKDGSMIGLNKDILVQYVEYITNIRMQAVGLPLPFQARSNPIPWINAWLVSDNVQVAPQEVEVSSYLVGQIDSKVDTSDFGDFDL, from the coding sequence ATGGCATATACAACTTTCTCCCAAACTAAAAACGATCAACTCAAAGAACCAATGTTCTTCGGTCAAAATGTTAACGTAGCGCGTTACGACCAACAAAAATATGAAACGTTTGAAAAATTAATTGAAAAACAACTTTCTTTCTTTTGGCGACCGGAAGAAGTAGACGTTTCACAAGACCGCATTGACTACGCTGCATTACCAGAACATGAAAAACATATTTTTATCAGTAACTTAAAATATCAAACGCTATTGGATTCTATTCAAGGTCGTAGTCCAAATGTGGCATTATTGCCTTTAGTTTCTATTCCTGAATTAGAAACTTGGATTGAAACTTGGACATTTAGCGAAACTATCCACAGCCGCTCATACACACACATTATCCGCAATATCGTCAACGATCCTTCTATCGTTTTTGATGATATCGTGACTAATGAAGAAATCATCAAACGTGCAAAAGATATTTCACGCTACTATGATGATTTAATTCGTGACAGCCAACTTTATGGTTTATATGGTGAAGGGACTTATACTGTAGATGGCAAAGAATGTGTGGTTTCATTACGTAATTTGAAAAAACAACTTTATCTTTGCCTTATGAGCGTTAATGCACTAGAAGCCATTCGTTTCTATGTATCATTTGCTTGTTCATTTGCCTTTGCTGAACGCCAATTAATGGAAGGTAATGCGAAGATCATCAAATTTATTGCTCGTGATGAAGCCTTGCATTTAACAGGTACCCAGCATATTTTGAATATTATGGCAGCAGGGCAAGACGATCCTGAAATGGCCGAAATTGCGGAAGAATGTAAACAAGAGGCTTACGACTTATTTGTTGCCGCAGCAGAACAAGAAAAAGCTTGGGCGGATTATTTATTTAAAGATGGTTCCATGATCGGTTTAAACAAAGATATTTTGGTGCAATATGTAGAATATATCACCAATATCCGTATGCAAGCCGTTGGTTTACCGTTGCCGTTCCAAGCACGTTCCAACCCAATTCCTTGGATTAACGCTTGGTTGGTATCAGACAATGTGCAGGTCGCGCCACAAGAAGTCGAAGTGAGCTCCTATCTTGTCGGTCAAATTGACTCAAAAGTCGATACGAGCGATTTTGGCGACTTTGACTTGTAA
- the dapB gene encoding dihydrodipicolinate reductase yields MTLRIAVVGAGGRMGRQLIQAVHNADNVELGAAFERKGSSLVGADAGELAGIGTNGIKVAEDLNVEKDKFNVMIDFTRPEGSLEHIKFCVANNKKLILGTTGFDDAGKAAIKAAAEKIGIVFASNYSVGVNLVFKLLEKAAKVMGDYCDIEIIEAHHRHKVDAPSGTALSMGEHIAKTLGRDLKTHGVFCREGITGERKRDEIGFSTIRASDVVGEHTVWFADIGERVEIAHKASSRMTFANGAVRAAKWISTKENGLYDMTDVLDLNNL; encoded by the coding sequence ATGACATTAAGAATTGCAGTGGTCGGTGCTGGCGGTCGTATGGGGCGTCAATTAATTCAAGCGGTACACAATGCAGATAATGTAGAATTAGGTGCAGCATTTGAGCGCAAAGGTTCATCATTAGTGGGAGCGGATGCGGGCGAATTAGCAGGTATTGGCACAAATGGCATAAAAGTAGCAGAAGATTTAAATGTAGAAAAAGATAAATTTAATGTAATGATCGATTTTACACGTCCAGAAGGTTCGCTTGAACATATTAAATTCTGTGTGGCAAATAATAAGAAATTAATTTTAGGTACTACAGGTTTTGATGATGCAGGTAAAGCAGCAATTAAAGCAGCCGCTGAAAAAATTGGGATTGTGTTTGCATCAAACTATAGTGTTGGCGTGAATTTGGTTTTCAAATTATTGGAAAAAGCGGCAAAAGTGATGGGCGATTATTGTGATATCGAAATTATCGAGGCTCATCATCGTCATAAAGTTGATGCGCCATCTGGTACGGCACTTTCAATGGGCGAACATATTGCTAAAACTCTAGGTCGAGATCTAAAAACACACGGTGTTTTTTGTCGTGAAGGTATTACCGGTGAGCGTAAACGCGATGAGATCGGTTTTTCTACCATTCGTGCAAGCGATGTCGTGGGTGAACATACGGTTTGGTTTGCCGATATTGGTGAGCGAGTAGAAATTGCACATAAAGCGTCCAGTCGTATGACATTTGCTAATGGTGCAGTACGCGCAGCAAAATGGATTTCAACAAAAGAAAATGGTTTATACGATATGACAGATGTTTTAGATTTGAATAATTTATAA
- the ycbX gene encoding ferredoxin, with amino-acid sequence MKIYQITLLQSAQILAHSNQVSLLETLEQNGITHEYQCRSGYCGSCRVKMKKGKVSYKEHPLAFVNPDEILLCCCQVETDLELEL; translated from the coding sequence ATGAAAATCTATCAAATCACATTATTACAATCTGCTCAGATTTTGGCACATTCCAATCAAGTTTCATTACTTGAAACCTTGGAGCAAAATGGTATAACACATGAATACCAATGTCGCAGCGGTTATTGTGGTTCTTGTCGTGTCAAAATGAAAAAAGGCAAGGTCTCTTATAAAGAACATCCCCTTGCCTTTGTTAATCCTGATGAAATATTACTTTGTTGTTGTCAGGTTGAAACGGATCTCGAATTAGAGCTCTAA
- the sspB gene encoding ClpXP protease specificity-enhancing factor, translating to MEYKSTPKRPYLLRAYYDWLLDNSYTPYLVVDATYYGVDVPQEYVKDGQIVLNLAPGAVGNLALGNETVEFSARFQGIPRNLYIPMGAVIAIYARENGDGVMFEPESIYNELDKSQAIPVKSAVEKTQDSSKSVSQKVSSSSKSSSHLRIIK from the coding sequence ATGGAATATAAATCAACACCTAAACGCCCATATTTATTGCGTGCTTATTATGATTGGTTACTCGATAATAGTTATACGCCGTATTTGGTGGTTGATGCGACTTATTATGGGGTGGATGTGCCACAAGAATATGTGAAAGACGGACAAATTGTACTCAATCTTGCACCTGGTGCAGTAGGCAATCTGGCACTTGGGAATGAAACAGTTGAATTTAGTGCGCGTTTCCAAGGTATTCCGCGCAATTTATATATTCCAATGGGCGCTGTGATTGCTATTTATGCCCGTGAAAATGGTGATGGCGTAATGTTTGAGCCAGAGTCAATTTATAATGAGCTTGATAAATCTCAAGCCATTCCAGTGAAAAGTGCGGTGGAAAAAACTCAAGATTCATCAAAATCTGTATCTCAGAAAGTAAGCTCATCGTCTAAGTCTTCATCGCATTTGAGAATTATTAAGTAA
- the stp gene encoding serine/threonine protein phosphatase, producing the protein MTFCQQAGNRKKRNQDALFNGEAVFQYQLKKAEKRTINRPHLLFGVADGISHSQTPHIASRYWMEKLSHCESLTQDWVRSTHQQFCEELAETCFGSATTFVAAELNNNGKGKILNIGDSRAYLIKSTEEWIQLSFDHIVLNDLLAESAEKKSKYFARIYYCLSDCLVADFLATDFRIHCAEFHLEQGDCLLLCSDGLTNFVPEIMRLKIWQMFPDMTQRLTALRNYVRKYAHYDDLTIVVCEYKK; encoded by the coding sequence ATGACTTTTTGCCAACAAGCGGGCAATCGAAAAAAGCGTAATCAAGATGCATTGTTTAATGGGGAAGCAGTGTTTCAATATCAATTGAAAAAAGCGGAAAAACGCACTATAAATCGACCGCACTTGTTGTTTGGTGTGGCTGATGGGATTTCCCATAGCCAAACGCCGCATATTGCCAGTCGATATTGGATGGAGAAGTTAAGCCATTGCGAGAGTTTAACCCAAGATTGGGTACGGTCAACACATCAGCAATTTTGCGAAGAATTGGCTGAAACTTGTTTTGGCTCTGCTACTACGTTTGTTGCGGCTGAATTAAATAATAATGGCAAAGGCAAAATTTTAAATATTGGGGATAGTCGTGCCTATCTGATTAAGTCAACAGAAGAGTGGATTCAGCTCAGCTTTGATCATATTGTTTTAAATGATTTATTAGCCGAAAGTGCGGAGAAAAAATCGAAATATTTCGCCAGAATTTACTATTGTTTGTCAGATTGTCTGGTGGCGGATTTCTTGGCAACAGATTTTCGGATTCATTGTGCAGAATTTCACTTAGAGCAAGGCGATTGCTTACTATTATGTTCTGATGGATTAACCAATTTTGTTCCTGAGATTATGCGTTTGAAAATTTGGCAAATGTTTCCTGACATGACGCAACGTTTAACGGCTTTGCGCAATTATGTACGCAAATATGCACATTATGATGATTTAACCATTGTGGTTTGCGAATATAAGAAATAA
- the rpsI gene encoding 30S ribosomal protein S9 — protein sequence MTAANQNYGTGRRKSSSARVFIKPGSGNITINQRSLEVYFGRETSRMIVRQPLELVELTDKLDLYITVKGGGISGQAGAIRHGITRALMEYDESLRPALRAAGFVTRDARRVERKKVGLHKARRRPQYSKR from the coding sequence ATGACAGCAGCAAATCAAAACTACGGCACAGGTCGCCGCAAAAGCTCTTCAGCTCGTGTATTTATCAAACCGGGCAGTGGTAACATCACAATTAACCAACGTTCTTTAGAAGTTTACTTCGGTCGTGAAACATCACGTATGATCGTTCGTCAACCATTAGAATTAGTTGAGTTAACAGATAAATTAGACCTTTACATCACTGTTAAAGGTGGTGGTATTTCTGGTCAAGCAGGTGCTATCCGTCACGGTATTACACGTGCGTTAATGGAATATGATGAGTCATTACGTCCAGCATTACGTGCAGCAGGTTTCGTAACTCGCGATGCTCGCCGCGTTGAACGTAAAAAAGTGGGTTTACACAAAGCACGTCGTCGCCCACAATACTCAAAACGTTAA
- the nusB gene encoding transcription antitermination protein NusB: MTQKKLSPRRRARECTVQALYSWYVSQNDVAEVELSFVTEQDLKGVDVPYFRKLFRNTVANLEIVDAIMAEFLDRTSEELTPIERAILRLSVYELKYELDVPYKVVINEAIEVAKTFGAEDSHKYINGILDKVAPALGRK, from the coding sequence ATGACACAAAAAAAACTTAGTCCACGCCGTCGTGCGCGTGAATGTACGGTACAGGCTTTATATTCTTGGTATGTGTCACAAAATGATGTGGCAGAAGTTGAACTGTCATTTGTTACAGAACAAGATTTAAAAGGGGTGGATGTGCCTTATTTCCGCAAATTGTTCCGTAATACAGTGGCAAATTTAGAGATTGTTGATGCAATAATGGCTGAATTTTTAGACCGAACTTCAGAAGAATTAACGCCGATTGAAAGAGCTATTTTACGTTTGTCCGTATATGAATTGAAATACGAACTTGATGTGCCATATAAAGTTGTGATTAATGAAGCAATTGAAGTGGCCAAAACCTTTGGTGCAGAAGACAGCCATAAATATATTAATGGTATATTAGACAAAGTTGCGCCTGCACTCGGTCGTAAATAA
- the sspA gene encoding glutathione S-transferase domain-containing protein, giving the protein MTSAANKRSIMTLFSNKSDIYCHQVKIVLAEKGVAYETENVDLNAVPEELMELNPYGTLPTLVDRDLVLFTSRIIMEYLDERFPHPPLMPVYPVTRGKSRLLMLRIEQDWYPTLEKAEKGSDIEREEALKQLKEEMLAIAPVFNQFPYFMSEEFGLVDCYIAPLLWRMKEFGVTFTGAGSKAINGYMDRIFGRDSFIQSIGNAAPKNLMDDK; this is encoded by the coding sequence ATGACCAGTGCGGCAAATAAACGTTCAATAATGACTCTTTTTTCTAATAAATCAGATATTTACTGTCATCAAGTTAAAATTGTTTTAGCAGAAAAGGGTGTTGCTTACGAAACGGAAAATGTCGATCTGAATGCTGTGCCTGAAGAATTAATGGAATTAAACCCTTATGGTACACTTCCAACATTAGTAGATCGTGATTTAGTATTATTTACTTCGCGTATCATTATGGAATATCTTGATGAACGTTTTCCTCATCCACCATTAATGCCAGTTTACCCTGTAACACGTGGGAAAAGTCGCTTATTGATGTTGCGTATTGAGCAAGATTGGTATCCAACTTTAGAAAAAGCAGAAAAAGGTTCTGATATAGAACGCGAAGAAGCATTGAAACAACTTAAAGAAGAAATGCTGGCGATTGCACCTGTTTTTAATCAGTTCCCTTATTTTATGAGTGAAGAGTTTGGTCTTGTGGATTGCTATATTGCACCATTGCTATGGCGTATGAAAGAATTCGGGGTGACATTTACTGGCGCAGGGAGTAAGGCAATTAACGGCTATATGGATCGTATTTTTGGACGCGATTCATTTATACAGTCAATTGGTAATGCAGCACCGAAAAATTTAATGGATGATAAGTAA
- the ybhI gene encoding anion transporter — MTTQTKPTIEVKLGFKWQGLLLAILVGLAIWFCPTPEGLTPKAWSMLALFVATIVAIIAKAMPMGAATLVALVVSGLTGLTPLSAKQGEVGMLSGFANGTIWLIGIAMFLSRAVIKTGLGKRIALYFVARFGKKMMGVAYGMALADVVIGPGIPSASARGGGIMYPIMQSIADAYDSKPGPTARRAGAFLAIAVSQIDTIVCTMFLTAMAGNPLIAELAKGQGVDITWMTWFLGAIVPGIISLIVLPYFVYLIYPPELKDTPKMAEMARDELKIMGPMSKAEIILALDFVLLLFLWTVGDLVFHIPATVSAFIGLVILLFTNIMTWKNIVEETTAWDTMFWFAVLVMMANALNKYGAITWVSNHIAGSVGVFSWPVAFSILVLVYFYTRYFFASAMAHISAMYLAFLAAAIAVGTPPMIAAIGLGYTSTLSMSLTQYAGGPGPALYGSGYNSTGQWWGVSFIVSIVSLVIWFGVGGIWMKMLGWW; from the coding sequence ATGACAACTCAAACAAAACCCACTATCGAAGTAAAACTCGGCTTTAAATGGCAGGGTTTACTTCTTGCTATTTTAGTAGGATTGGCGATTTGGTTTTGCCCAACGCCTGAAGGTTTGACACCAAAAGCATGGAGTATGCTCGCATTATTTGTGGCAACTATTGTCGCAATTATTGCTAAAGCGATGCCAATGGGAGCCGCAACATTAGTTGCTTTAGTTGTGAGTGGATTAACTGGGCTAACCCCTCTCTCAGCTAAACAAGGTGAAGTGGGTATGCTTTCAGGTTTTGCCAACGGCACAATCTGGCTCATTGGTATTGCGATGTTCTTATCTCGTGCGGTAATCAAAACTGGATTAGGTAAACGTATTGCCCTTTATTTTGTGGCTCGTTTCGGTAAAAAAATGATGGGCGTGGCTTATGGTATGGCATTAGCCGATGTGGTGATTGGTCCGGGAATTCCATCTGCATCAGCGCGTGGTGGTGGTATTATGTACCCGATTATGCAGTCTATTGCCGATGCGTATGATTCCAAACCGGGTCCAACAGCACGTCGTGCCGGAGCATTTTTGGCAATTGCAGTGTCACAAATTGATACGATTGTGTGTACAATGTTCTTAACTGCAATGGCGGGTAACCCATTAATTGCGGAACTAGCAAAAGGTCAAGGTGTAGATATTACTTGGATGACATGGTTTTTAGGTGCGATTGTCCCCGGGATTATAAGCTTAATTGTGTTGCCTTATTTTGTTTATTTGATTTATCCGCCAGAGTTAAAAGATACGCCTAAAATGGCTGAAATGGCGCGTGATGAATTAAAAATTATGGGACCGATGAGCAAAGCAGAAATTATTCTTGCGCTTGATTTCGTTTTACTGTTATTCCTTTGGACTGTCGGGGATTTGGTTTTTCATATTCCGGCAACAGTTTCAGCCTTTATCGGATTAGTCATTTTGCTCTTTACTAATATTATGACATGGAAAAATATCGTTGAAGAAACTACCGCTTGGGATACGATGTTTTGGTTTGCTGTGTTAGTAATGATGGCGAATGCGTTGAATAAATATGGTGCAATTACTTGGGTATCAAACCATATTGCTGGTTCTGTCGGCGTATTTAGTTGGCCAGTAGCATTTTCAATATTAGTATTAGTTTATTTCTATACTCGTTATTTCTTTGCTTCTGCAATGGCACATATTTCAGCTATGTATTTAGCATTCTTAGCAGCGGCTATCGCTGTCGGTACACCGCCAATGATCGCAGCGATTGGTTTAGGTTATACATCAACCTTATCAATGAGTTTGACCCAATATGCAGGTGGTCCTGGTCCAGCATTATATGGTTCAGGTTATAACAGTACAGGACAATGGTGGGGCGTAAGCTTTATTGTTTCTATTGTCTCGTTAGTCATTTGGTTTGGTGTTGGTGGTATTTGGATGAAGATGCTTGGTTGGTGGTAA
- the rhtB gene encoding threonine efflux protein: MINLMIVHLFGLMTPGPDFFYVSRMAASNTHRNTVCGIIGITCGVAIWALAAMLGLAILFATTPALHGIIMMLGGSYLMYIGLQMARSRTNAVFEPLSDIELNQNTTIQKEIIKGLLVNLSNAKVVIYFSSVMSLVLVNITELWQMGLAFLIIIVETFGYFYIISLLFSRAFAKRFYSQYSRYIDNVAGVIFLGFGAFLVYSGFTEI, translated from the coding sequence ATGATTAATTTGATGATTGTTCATTTGTTTGGGCTAATGACGCCGGGTCCTGATTTTTTCTATGTAAGTCGAATGGCAGCAAGTAATACACATCGAAATACAGTGTGTGGAATTATAGGTATTACTTGTGGTGTTGCTATTTGGGCATTAGCAGCAATGCTGGGTTTGGCTATTTTATTTGCCACGACGCCAGCGTTACACGGGATAATTATGATGTTAGGTGGAAGCTACCTGATGTACATCGGCTTACAAATGGCGAGAAGTCGCACAAATGCTGTATTTGAACCATTGAGTGATATCGAACTGAATCAAAATACGACAATTCAGAAAGAAATTATAAAAGGTTTATTAGTTAATCTTTCTAATGCAAAAGTTGTCATTTATTTTTCGAGCGTGATGTCACTCGTGTTAGTCAATATTACGGAATTGTGGCAAATGGGCTTAGCTTTTTTGATAATTATTGTAGAAACTTTTGGCTATTTTTATATCATTTCATTGCTCTTTTCTCGTGCTTTTGCAAAACGTTTTTATAGCCAATACAGCCGTTATATTGATAATGTCGCGGGTGTAATTTTCTTAGGATTTGGCGCATTTTTAGTTTATAGTGGTTTTACGGAAATTTAA
- the hemL gene encoding glutamate-1-semialdehyde aminotransferase, with protein MSNSTALFNRAQQVIPGGVNSPVRAFKGVGGTPVFIQKAAGAYITDTDGKQYIDYVGSWGPMVLGHNHPAIIDAVLKAVPNGLSFGAPTEGEITLAELVCKLIPSIELVRMVSSGTEATMSAIRLARGYTKRDKIIKFEGCYHGHSDSLLVKAGSGALTLGQPSGPGVPADFAKHTLTCTYNDLNSVKQAFEQYPTEIACLIVEPVAGNMNCIPPQEGFLQGLRELCTQYGAVFIIDEVMTGFRIALGGAQSYYGVTPDLTCLGKIIGGGMPVGAFGGKREIMEYIAPTGPVYQAGTLSGNPIAMAAGLACLTELAKQGNEEILATKTQKLAEGLKALADKHNVPFCAQYVGGMFGLFFTEQSAVTNFQEVMKCDAAKFNRFFHLMLEQGVYLAPSAFEAGFMSLAHSDADIDRTLAAADMAFAQL; from the coding sequence ATGTCAAATTCGACCGCACTTTTTAATCGCGCTCAACAAGTTATTCCTGGTGGTGTAAATTCACCTGTCCGTGCATTCAAAGGCGTGGGTGGCACACCTGTATTTATTCAAAAAGCCGCAGGTGCTTACATTACCGACACCGATGGCAAACAGTATATTGATTACGTGGGTTCTTGGGGGCCAATGGTATTGGGGCACAATCATCCAGCTATTATTGATGCGGTATTAAAAGCTGTACCAAACGGTTTAAGCTTTGGCGCGCCAACAGAAGGCGAAATTACCTTAGCGGAATTGGTTTGCAAATTAATACCCTCTATTGAACTGGTGCGCATGGTGAGTTCAGGTACGGAAGCAACCATGTCTGCCATTCGTTTAGCTCGCGGTTATACCAAACGCGATAAAATTATTAAATTTGAAGGCTGTTATCATGGTCACTCAGACAGCTTACTCGTTAAAGCAGGCTCTGGCGCATTAACGTTAGGTCAACCAAGTGGCCCCGGTGTCCCTGCGGATTTTGCAAAACATACCTTAACTTGCACTTATAATGATTTAAACTCCGTCAAACAAGCCTTTGAGCAATATCCAACAGAAATTGCTTGCTTAATCGTTGAACCTGTTGCAGGCAATATGAACTGCATTCCACCACAAGAAGGTTTCTTACAAGGTCTCCGCGAACTTTGTACCCAATATGGTGCCGTCTTTATTATTGACGAGGTGATGACTGGTTTCCGTATAGCTCTAGGCGGTGCGCAATCTTATTATGGCGTCACACCTGACTTAACTTGCTTAGGTAAAATCATTGGTGGTGGCATGCCTGTAGGCGCATTCGGTGGTAAACGTGAAATTATGGAATACATTGCCCCAACCGGCCCTGTTTATCAAGCAGGCACACTATCAGGTAATCCGATTGCTATGGCAGCTGGGTTAGCTTGTTTAACAGAATTAGCAAAACAAGGCAATGAAGAAATCTTAGCAACTAAAACTCAAAAGTTAGCGGAAGGCTTAAAAGCTTTGGCTGATAAACATAATGTACCATTCTGTGCACAATATGTAGGCGGTATGTTTGGTTTATTCTTTACGGAACAAAGTGCGGTCACTAATTTCCAAGAAGTCATGAAATGTGATGCGGCAAAATTTAACCGTTTCTTCCATTTAATGTTAGAGCAAGGCGTTTATCTTGCGCCATCCGCCTTTGAAGCAGGCTTTATGTCGCTTGCGCATTCTGATGCTGATATTGACCGCACTTTAGCCGCAGCAGATATGGCTTTTGCGCAATTGTAA